In Canis lupus dingo isolate Sandy chromosome 27, ASM325472v2, whole genome shotgun sequence, one genomic interval encodes:
- the FIGNL2 gene encoding LOW QUALITY PROTEIN: fidgetin-like protein 2 (The sequence of the model RefSeq protein was modified relative to this genomic sequence to represent the inferred CDS: deleted 1 base in 1 codon) yields MHWTPEHAQPLSQWPEQHLDVSSTTPSPAHKLELPAAGRQRCHYAWAHDDISALTASNLLKRYAEKYSGVLDAPYERPALGGYGDAAFLNGAKGDPEAWPAPEPPYPLAPLHDGLAGAKPGGGGGSGGLGGAPALAGGLPEPLYAGNACGGPAAAPEYGPAYGAGYLAPGYCAQPPPPPAALLQPPPPPPPPPPPPPPGYAPPGPLYNYPAGGYAAQPGYGALPPPPGPPPPPPPGPYLASGLAAPTPLPAPPPASYGFPGAGAGAEAGALKRKAAAEGAEGRYRKCAYEPAKAPAADGAPYPAADAGDCRGNGFRPKPPGAAEEAAAKYGGGGGGGGGGPLKGLGSPAYGPQLEPFEKFPERAPAPGPRGGFAGPPGEPPKGAAPGPAELAASEMLDCGPPVQWADVAGQAALKAALEEELVWPRLRPPAYPGGPRPPRTLLLFGPRGAGKALLGRCLATQLGATLLRLRGGSLAGPGAAEGAHLLRAAFAAARRRPPSVLLISELDALLPGRDDGVAAAAAAAGALQAPLLACLDGGGGGGGAGAGAGADGVLVVGTTARPAALDEATRRRFALRFYVALPDAPARGQILQRALAQQGCALSERELAALAQGTQGFSAAELAQLCRQAAAGAGLPGLQRPLAYKDLEAALAKVGPRASPKDLDSYVEWDKMYGSGH; encoded by the exons ATGCACTGGACACCGGAACACGCCCAGCCGCTGAGCCAGTGGCCGGAGCAGCACCTGGACGTCTCCTCCACGACCCCGTCGCCGGCCCACAAGTTGGAGCTGCCCGCCGCGGGCCGCCAGCGCTGCCACTACGCCTGGGCGCACGACGACATCTCCGCCCTGACGGCGTCCAACCTGCTGAAGCGCTACGCCGAGAAGTACTCGGGGGTCCTGGACGCCCCGTACGAGCGCCCGGCGCTGGGCGGCTACGGCGACGCCGCCTTCCTCAACGGCGCCAAGGGGGACCCCGAGGCCTGGCCGGCGCCCGAGCCGCCCTACCCGCTGGCCCCGCTGCACGACGGCCTCGCGGGCGCCAagccgggcggcgggggcggctcggggggcctcgggggcgcGCCGGCCTTGGCGGGGGGCCTGCCTGAGCCCCTGTACGCCGGCAACGCGTGCGGAGGCCCCGCGGCGGCGCCCGAGTACGGCCCGGCCTACGGCGCGGGGTACCTGGCGCCCGGCTACTGCgcgcagcccccgccgcccccggccgcgcTGCTgcagcccccgccgccgccgccgccgccgccgcccccgcccccgccgggctaCGCGCCCCCGGGGCCGCTGTACAACTACCCCGCGGGGGGCTACGCGGCGCAGCCGGGCTACGGggccctcccgccgcccccgggcccgcccccgccgccgcccccgggcccctACCTGGCCTCGGGCCTGGCGGCGCCCACGCccctgcccgcgcccccgcccgcctcctACGGCttccccggggccggggccggggccgaggCCGGGGCGCTGAAGCGCAAGGCCGCCGCCGAGGGCGCCGAGGGCCGCTACCGCAAGTGCGCCTACGAGCCCGCCAAG GCCCCCGCGGCCGACGGCGCCCCCTACCCCGCCGCGGACGCCGGCGACTGTCGGGGCAACGGGTTCCGGCCCAAGCCGCCGGGCgcggcggaggaggcggcggccaagtacggcggcggcggcggcggcggcggcgggggcccgCTCAAGGGCCTGGGCTCCCCCGCCTACGGCCCGCAGCTCGAGCCCTTCGAGAAGTTCCCGGAGCGCGCGCCGGCGCCGGGCCCCCGCGGGGGCTTCGCGGGGCCGCCGGGGGAGCCCCCCAAGGGCGCGGCCCCCGGGCCCGCGGAGCTGGCGGCGAGCGAGATGCTGGACTGCGGGCCGCCCGTGCAGTGGGCCGACGTGGCGGGCCAGGCCGCGCTCAAGGCGGCgctggaggaggagctggtgTGGCCGCGGCTCCGGCCGCCCGCCTACCCCggcggcccgcgccccccgcgcacCCTGCTGCTCTTCGGGCCGCGCGGCGCGGGCAAGGCGCTGCTGGGCCGCTGCCTGGCCACGCAGCTGGGCGCCACGCTGCTGCGCCTGCGCGGGGGCTCGCTGGCCGGCCCGGGCGCCGCCGAGGGCGCGCACCTGCTGCGGGCCGCCTTCGccgccgcgcgccgccgcccgccctccGTGCTCCTCATCAGCGAGCTGGACGCGCTGCTCCCGGGCCGCGACGACggcgtggcggcggcggcggcggcggcgggcgcgctgCAGGCGCCGCTCCTGGCGTGCctggacggcggcggcggcggcggcggcgcgggggcgggggcgggggcggacgGCGTGCTGGTGGTGGGCACCACGGCGCGGCCCGCGGCCCTGGACGAGGCCACCCGGCGGCGCTTCGCCCTGCGCTTCTACGTGGCGCTGCCCGACGCCCCGGCGCGCGGCCAGATCCTGCAGCGGGCGCTGGCCCAGCAGGGCTGCGCGCTGAGCGAGCGGGAGCTCGCGGCCCTGGCGCAGGGCACCCAGGGCTTCTCCGCGGCCGAGCTGGCGCAGCTGTGCCGGcaggcggcggccggggcgggccTCCCGGGGCTGCAGCGGCCCCTCGCCTACAAGGACCTGGAGGCGGCGCTCGCCAAGGTGGGCCCCAGGGCCTCCCCCAAGGACCTGGACTCGTACGTGGAGTGGGACAAAATGTACGGCTCGGGACACTGA
- the TMDD1 gene encoding transmembrane and death domain protein 1, protein MAARALALALALALWGWALGPAGTLDAMGPHAAVRLAELLTPEECDHFQSLLKTPEPDVEAELARLSEDRLARPRTPGPTSAPPGGRWRWRWLRRGRARARRAAAEPAGESEGCRQALAAWLVDEASTLPWDRVARALRRSGRPDVARELGKNLHQQATLQLRKSSLRPAPGPGPAPAPRPRRAALPEPDWDALQLIVERLPQAPYARSPAGWVGPLALGLATGFVGALGAGALLIPLTLWLTGGDGPGPGPGPDPGPPRRRPARARGGREARPLLPAGPLEPPRAWAAPGRRAPSPPCPRL, encoded by the exons ATGGCGGCGCGGGCGCTGGCGCTGGCGCTGGCGCTGGCGCTCTGGGGCTGGGCGCTGGGCCCGGCGGGGACCCTGGACGCCATGGGCCCCCACGCGGCCGTCCGTCTGGCCGAGCTGCTGACCCCGGAGGAGTGCGACCATTTCCAGTCGCTCCTGAAGACTCCGGAGCCGGACGTCGAGGCCGAGCTGGCCCGGCTCTCCGAGGACCGGCTGGCCCGCCCCCGGACACCGGGCCCCACGTCCGCGCCTCCCGGcgggcggtggcggtggcggtggctgcggcgggggcgggcgcgggcgcggcgggcggcggccgagCCGGCGGGGGAGTCGGAGGGCTGCCGGCAGGCGCTGGCGGCCTGGCTGGTGGACGAGGCCTCGACCCTGCCTTGGGACCGCGTGGCCCGGGCCCTGCGGCGCAGCGGCCGCCCCGACGTGGCCCGGGAGCTGGGCAAGAACCTGCACCAGCAGGCGACGCTGCAGCTGCGCAAGTCCAGCCTGC gccccgcccccggccccggccccgcccccgccccgcgcccccgccgcgccgcgctcCCGGAGCCGGACTGGGACGCGCTGCAGCTGATCGTGGAGCGCCTGCCGCAGGCCCCGTACGCGCGCAGTCCGGCGGGCTGGGTCGGGCCCCTGGCGCTCGGCCTGGCCACCGGCTTCGTGGGGGCGCTGGGCGCGGGGGCGCTGCTCATCCCGCTCACGCTGTGGCTCACGGGCGGCgacggccccggccccggccccggccccgaccccgggcCTCCCCGGCGCAGGCCGGCCcgggcgcgcggcgggcgggAGGCGAGGCCGCTGCTGCCTGCGGGGCCGCTCGAGCCGCCGCGGGCCTGGGCTGCACCGGGGCGCCGCGCCCCCTCGCCCCCGTGTCCCCGGCTGTGA